A segment of the Lolium perenne isolate Kyuss_39 chromosome 3, Kyuss_2.0, whole genome shotgun sequence genome:
CTCTATTTCTAGTACGTAGGTTCATTTAGTttagtttgtatctagtctaCACCGTAAAAGTTAATAAAAAACCTTAAATAAACGGAAAGAAAAATCTCGGAAAGTTGGCTCGGAAATGGTTATCTTTGTTGGTTCGAGGTTGCTTATCGCCAATCGGAAATGGTTATCTCGAAACCCCCGAAGTCCAAAACCCTTCCCAAACGACTTTATTGTTAGATCCCATCCACCACTTTGCCGACTCCGCCCACACAACACCACCGCTCCCCCGTCCGCATCTctccctttcgcctccaccgatcCAGATCCCACACACCGCCGAATCCATCAACGATGAGGCCGTCGGCGATGAGATCCGCCGcgcagctcctccgccgccgcagcTACTCCTCCGCGTCCGGCCAGCCGGAGCGGAAGGTGGCCATCCTCGGCGCGGCCGGCGGGATCGGGCAGCCGCTGGCGCTCCTCATGAAGCTGAACCCGCTCGTCTCCTCCCTCTCCCTCTACGacatcgccgccacccccggcgtcgCCGCCGACGTCTCCCACATCAACTCCCCGGCCCTGGTAACCCACCCGCCCGCGCCACCCGTCCTCTCAGTTCGGTTCGATCTAACAACGCATGGATCGGTTTCTCTCAGGTGAAGGGCTTCATGGGGGACGACCAGCTCGCGGAGGCGTTGGAGGGGGCCGACCTCGTCATCATCCCCGCCGGCGTTCCGAGGAAGCCCGGCATGACCAGGGACGATCTCTTCAACATCAACGCCGGCATCGTTAAGAACCTCTGCACCGCCATCGCCAAGTACTGCCCCAACGTACGATTCCCTTCTTATAACTCTTTAAATCTGGATCTGTGGCCCGCGTTGTTGATTGTTCTGGCTTCTGTGGGTGCGTCGTCTTGCCACAGATCTATCTAGTGCCTGTTGAAGGCGTAGCACTCCGTTGTGATGATTTGATAGTAGAAATTGTGGAGCAGACACGGTGTTAGGAAATCAGTATGTTATACATTCAATAAGTCCCTTTTTGCTGCTTCATTTGATTTGCTTCTGTATTTTAGGCTCTTATCAACATGATCAGCAACCCCGTGAACTCAACTGTTCCAATTGCTGCTGAAGTTTTCAAGAAGGCTGGTTCCTATGATGAGAAGAAATTGTTTGGTGTGACCACTCTTGATGTTGTTCGTGCCAGGACTTTCTATGCTGGGAAGGCTAACGTACCTGTTACTGGTAAGTGGCACAATAAATGATCTACTCGATTGTTAGCGAATAAAGGAAAGAGTATGCTTGTGTTATTATTCTCCACTTAGTCCTTCAATCGGAGTGCTTTTTTGGCAGGTGTGAACGTCCCTGTTGTTGGTGGTCATGCTGGTATCACCATTCTGCCACTGTTCTCACAGGTAGTGAGCTTTGAACATCCCTGTCGCGCAATAAAGTAGCTTCACACCATCTTCAACAGTGTTCCACATTTCTATGGCATACATGCCAAATATAGATTGGACCTTTATTAGATTCTTATTAttgactgcagtatgttctggctTTTATAATCAAAACATGCAGTGTAATAAAATTATCTTTTACTCCGTCCGTCCCAGAATATAAGGCGCCCTTAAGTTTTTCTGGTCAACAACTTACGCTATGATTTGTACTTACAGTATGTCCACAATATATAAATTTGCATGATGAATGCAACGATATAATTTAGTATATATTTCTGGTAAAAGCTGTGCATTAAAGACTACAAAAAGTGTGccttattttgggacggagggagtatccgcACAGGTAAGGAATTGTGAAGTGCACGGGTCTATTATGAATCAAAACCATAAACTATTATTCTTGCTCATGAGTGACTATATTCTTGTGAACAACAAAACAGCATATTTAACAAACTATAAATAAGAAAGTGAATATGATCTATGTTTCTCTTTCTGCTTCATAACTGTGACGTAGTTGAATAGTAATGCATTTGTGCTGTCAAACCTTACTCCGATAACTTGACTGAAGTTAAACTCATTTTTAACAGGCAACTCCTTCAACTAATGCATTGTCTAGTGAAGACATCAAGGCTCTCACCAAGAGGACACAGGAGGGTGGGACAGAAGTTGTTGAGGCAAAGGCTGGAAAGGGATCTGCAACCTTATCCATGGCGTAAGTCAAAGATGAAAAAAAAACCATGCAACCTGATGATAATGTGCTGCTTTTGTAGCTAATTATTGCCATGTTTTTGTTTTGCTAATAAATTGGTATATCTTCTGTAGGTATGCTGGCGCAGTTTTTGGTGATGCATGCTTGAAGGGTCTGAACGGAGTTCCTGACATTGTTGAATGCTCCTACGTGCAATCAACTATCACAGAACTGCCATTCTTTGCCTCCAAGGTACATGTTTATTTTGCTATTACTTTGCTTATTGCAGTTGTTATTTGTTTTATGATTTCATGAAGAAAATCTAGATGGTTCCAGTGTGATGCAGTAGCAACAACATTTTTCTCTATATTCTGTGTGGTTGTTTGTCACACATATGATTTTATAATATTTTTATGATGTTATGTATGCTGAAAGTAGGGTAGAGTTTCCCCTTTTTGACTGGTTGGGTTGTTTATATTCGTTCTGATCGTTTAGTGCTTGCGATGTATTTTGTATGTCATCTTTATTGTTGTTTAACTATATAACCGCTATCTTTGACATACATTTGCAATTTCTTGCGTTGATTTCGTTATATCATGGTCGTACAGCAGGGAGAATTTCTGGAAGTGTATATGTTTTGACTAGTTCGACCATAGGGTTATATTTGACATACatttgtaattttttttttgcattgatTCCGATATATTGTGGTCTTGCAGCTGGGAGAGTTGCTGGAAAATGTTTGTTTTATCTAGTTTGATCATAAGATATGCCATTAAATTCACTCCCAAGTACAGTTGAAAAAACGTTTTTTCTTTGTTGTTGGCCATACTCCATTTTCCCCATTGCAGAAGATTTGATAACTGTCAATATTTTTGCAATGCGTTAGTTTGATTGAGATAACGGTCTGAAGCAAGGCTCTGCAAGCATTTGCTGTAGTATGCTGTTGCCACTTAGTGTGCATTGAATCTGCTAGAGCACGCTTTACGCTGTATTGTGCTCAGGTGAACTTATTTCACGTTGGTATGTATAGCGCATATTGCTTAACATAATGCAATTTGATTTATTTTATGTTCTCgtccttttgttggttaactttaCAAAACTTGCACGTTAGTCATAGAAGGGAATTTCATGTTCCACTGATGTAACAGGTGAGGCTCGGGAAGAATGGAGTCGAGGAAGTGCTTGGTTTGGGTGAGCTGTCGGCCTTTGAGAAGGAAGGTTTGGAAAGTCTCAAGGGTGAGCTCAAGTCTTCAATTGACAAGGGCATCGCGTTCGCCAATGCGAGTTAATTAATTTTGCAGATTATAGCAAACCAGGTCTAGTTAAGGGGTCTGTTGTTTTTGTTCAGTGCTTTTTCTGCCCATCACGTGGGCATGGAAGATTTGAGCTTCACAATAAAAATCCGGCGGCGTAATGCCACAGAACATTACTTGTACAAGAGGGAACTAGTTCGTGTCAAGTTTTGAACTGGTACATTAAACGAACAATTGCTGATGCACTTTGTGAACCGTCCTTTGGTGTTGAATCCATTGTCTTTAAGTTAACTACACTGCTCCGTGCTGATGACTTTAGTTGACTGTTGCTGATGCACTTCATGAATCCTTCTTTGCAAGGGCAACTGTAGCTAAATATACTGCTTTGTGCTGATGACGTTAGTTGTGTCCATCAGTTGTTTCCCGGATTTTACTTCTGTAGATTTTCTCTTCTGCTGTAACCATTATTCTGAAAGTGGCAATGACTTGATGCTCTAGTACTGGTAATTTGACAGCTGGAACTCATTTGAAGGTATCTGATTCGCCACTATGAAAGCAGGGAAAGCAGGGTTTCAATAGCCTTTTCCCTTTTATGCGAAGTAGATATATTCTCTCACGTTGGTTCTCAGATCATTTCATCTTGCCACTAATCTGTCAGGAATAAGATTACCCTCCATGTTTGTCTGTGGAAAGACTAACTCTATTCGGTGATGCCATAGTGCCTATTCTGCATTTCACTTTCTTGTTGTGTATATATATATCTCGGGATTTTGTAATAGTTGGTTCCTATCTAATCCAATAATTATCTCAAAAAAAAATCTAATCCAATAATTGCGACTGTGATAGGTTCTTTCCTCTTGAAATGTCTATAAAGCATTTAATATCTAGAAACTGACATAACGAATGTTGGAAGTAGTCTTGGACTATCAAAATAGCATGAAATGGACAGTCTGTTGTTCAAAATTAGCCAACAAATATCAGATTACTTCAGAACAAGTTTCTGTTACCAAAGTACAGCACCGTCCATGGCCAGGTAGATTTATACTTTCAGCCTGTTGATGTTGGAAATACGCTAAAACACGCCTTTTCGAGGCTCTTTTTGGGGCAGATGAGTAGTAAGGTTTATACTTTCCGAAAGCGCAATTATGCGCCGCTCAGCGTCAGGGAGAGTTCGTAGTGCAGCATCAACCGTAAAATGACACACCTACTTTATTTGCACTTAACATGAGAGTTAGGGAACATCTTAAATTAGTGAATGCTGCTGGATGGTTCCTTCCCCGTCGCTAACCGTAGAAACCGAGTTCGCCTCACTGATTTCATAGGCTCATTCATTCACCCAAGCACGATCTGTTGTATATGCAGTGGAAAGAAAATGTATTTAACTACTATATGATCTTATTTCTTACAGTATATTTTATGAAAAATGGATGATGACGGAGTGCGTGTACGACTAGTCGACTACTGGCCTCTGACTTGGGGGCCGATGTCTGTCTCAAGCTCCTTGAGACCTTGACCACTTCGTTTTGAGACGGCAGTCTCGAAGTTCATAAAAGGGCAAAAAATTCGCACCCTCGCGCACGCCTCCTTGTGCACGCCTCCTTGAGCAGAAGCTGACATGGCCTCCTCTGCCTCCGGGAGAGGAGGCGGCTTCCCCTCGCCGGCCGCGGTGGCGGCGCTCGTGGTGCTGGCGGCCGCGGTCGTTCAGGCGCGGGGATCGTCCGCGGCGGCGCCGTGCGTCCCGCGGGTGTTCAGCTTCGGGGACTCGCTGGCGGACACGGGCAACTTCCCCTTCCTCTACGGCAACGACTCCCGCGAGCCCGCGCTCAGGCCGCCGTACGGGGAGACCTTCTTCCGCCGCGCCACCGGCCGCTTCTCCGACGGCCGCCtcatcgtcgacttcatcggtaAGGCGCGCACGACCACTCCACCTCCATCGACCGACCGGCCGCCCGGCGCTGCCGGCCAGCCTTGCAGCGGTACTACTAATTTTGAAATCTGAAACTCGCTTCGGGTGCGTGCGCCGCAGCGGACACCATGGGGCTGCCGTTCGTGCGGCCGTACCTGAGCGGGCGCGCCGCGGGGGACTTCGCGTCCGGGGCCAACTTCGCggtcggcggcgccatggcgcTGGGCCCGGACTTCTTCCGGGGGAGAGGGGTGCCCATGGGCGACCGCATGCACCTCGGCATCGAGATGAAGTGGTTCCGCGACCTGCTCGATCTGCTCTGCCCCGGGAACCGGACTGGTAATGCCAATTTACTTGCTTCCCCTTCCCGCAACTCGGTTTGACTTCACCTTTTCTACTACTCCGGGGACTGGAGTAGAATCTGAACAACAGAACACGTTCGAATTACACACGATGCTTTGCTTGGGGGATGAGTTTGATGCATCTATTTAGATAGAAATGTGTGAATATGATCTACTCTATGTATAAGCAATATATTATCCTCTTTCGAACACTGGATTCGTTGAACACAAGAATTGGGAAAAAAAAGTTAGCGATTGGAATCTTCTATTATACCTTGCTGAATCCCATAGAAAAGCGAAACCAAAGCTTGTGCTAAATGATTTGTTTGCATGCGTCAAGTGCAAAATCTAGGAACTTTGAAATTAGATTTTGGCATGTTGCTAGAATCCTAGATGCCTAGATTTGAGAGAGGAAGAGAAAATGCATCGGAACTCTCATATGAATTCTGAAAATGAGATTAGACATTTAAAATAAAACATGAAGGCACATTTTGTGTCCTATGATTATTTGACATGACATTAGAGCAATACTACCATCCAAATTTTGCTTGAAACTGAAAAGAAAATTTTGCGAGAAAAAATATTTTGATTTTGAAACAGCTAAGTCAACTTCTATCTCCAAAATTATCATCATTTTTTTGTCACATTTGGCGCTTTTGCTCTTAAAAATACAATGCTTCGTAATTATAGCTTACATGTATATTTTTGCACCACAAACCACTGCCACATTATTGTTTCGAAAAGGAAGCAATTCAATCGGTAAAAATGGGAACTGTAATATATTTGATCCGCGGGGAGAGATTTATGTGAGATGATTGTTAAATACCTGGAACAGATAGGATACATCAATTCCAGAATTAAAATACTCTGCTAGGGGAAATATTATTTCTAATTCTGTGCTACGATGGGACCAGAAATGAACATTCAAATGTCGCGATTTGCTTGGAGAAATATTTTAGACCTCTAAACTGTGTTGTGATGTGACCAGAAACGAATATGTGATTCGTACTTTCTTAACATTTTTCCTAAGATACATCGTTATATACTGACTAAGAGAGCTGTCTGTTAAACAGATTGTATGGGCATGATAAACCAATCTCTCTTCTTGGTTGGAGAAATTGGGGGCAATGATTACAACATACCTCTTCTCTCTAGGGTGCCCTTTGAGAAGATTCGCACCTTCACCCCGAGTGTTGTTAACAAAATTTCTTCAACAATCACTGTGAGTCATTTGCTGCTGCTTCAATGCTGTCACCATTGTTACTATCTTGAGTCTGAATTCAAGGAATAGTACAGGAGTACATAGTTAGTAATGCAGGTGAGTTAGTTTACAGGAATTGATTGGTCTGGGAGCCAAAACGTTGCTAGTTCCTGGTAACCTCCCAATTGGGTGCGTCCCAAACTACCTCATGATATTCAAGAGTGACAAGAAGGAAGATTATGAGCCAGAGACTGGTTGCCTACGGTGGATGAACGAATTCTCAGAGTACCACAACAGACTTCTCGTTGATGAGTTGGAAAAGTTGCGCAAGCTTCATTCTGGTGTGTCCATAATCTATGCCGATTACTATGGAGCTGCCATGGAGGTCTACCATACTCCCAAACAATTTGGTGAGTTCAAATGTTGTTGTTTACTTTGTAGTTGGAAACTTTAAATTAGTTTGTTCAATACAAGAATATACTTTTCTGTAATGAAGATGTGCTAGTGAACCAGTCCATATTGCCACCCAATACTTATATTCATAACATCATGCAACAAAAGCTAGGATATTTTTTCTCCTTACTTTCTTTAACTAGCAAACCAGCTATTGGAACCACATTATGGGAATAGATTACAGCCTACAAGCATATATCCTACATAATTTGATGCATTGTAATGGACACTTGAAAAGAAATTTTTACTATGTTGATGGTGGTCTATTTATCATTTCTTCGTAACGCCTTTTCATGCAGTAAAAAGCGAAATGCCTAGAAAGGCAGGATAGCAATAGGCAATAGGTCCAGAAAAGATAAATCCTGATTAGTGGAAATACAAATAACAAACTATCACGTAACATATGTATGTTTAATTCTTGTGAAATAATCCTACTAGTAACACATTTAATTCATTGAGTAGAGATAATCAGGAGAAGTGCCACCAGTGTAACATCAAAGTGATGTCTATACTATTATTTGATGTCTCTGTAGCTTCTCTAGACTAAATACATTATATTTTTTACACGATAAGTGCTGAATATAACATCTTCACTGAGCTTCAGATTCGGTGAGGCAGGTAGTTTCACTAGATAAATGAACTGAATTCTTTAGAGCTTCCTGCAAAAGGAAAACACATATTAATCAAGAAGATCATAATTTCGTAGTTGATATTCTGTTTAACCTGAATACATATATAACTCAGGGATCGAGCATCCTTTAGAAGCATGCTGTGGTGGAGGAGGACCCTATGGTGTGTCCATGATTGCAAGATGTGGATATGGAGAATACAAGGTGTGTGATGAACCACAAAAGTATGGATCATGGGATGGCTTCCATCCCTCAGAAGCTGCATATAAGGGCATCGCCATTGGCCTGCTAAGAGGAACATACACACAGCCTTCAATTGCTACCACCATCAGTTCGTGCCCACAACTTATTGAACTTGGCTCGTCTATTGAATACAAGGTCCTCTATGACTTGTAACTCTGTAAATTACAATTTTTTTTTGTTACTACAAATGAATTATAGAAATATACCTGGTTAGAGATGTACAGATAGTGACATTTTTGCCTAATTACAGAACTGCAGTACTGTTCTACACATGAAGATTGCTGCCCAAGTGATTGGCTGGCTTTTGTTTTTCCTTCACTCTGTATAGACACAGGTTTCATACATTGTTGTTTTGTTGATTCTCCCTCATTTTCAATAAATTCTCTTTACCGTAAATGTTTGCAATTAGGTTTTAACTTCTCAGGGTTCTTTGTCCTGTTGTTTATTAGGTAATAATTACATCACTAGCTCATATTGGCTCCTTGGCTGGTGCAGCCGAAATATTGATGCTTCTAATTTTTACCCTTAATTGTAAATGTAACATCTACTCCACCGATTAATGCAGATTAACATGTCTTTGTCTTTCGAACAGAGAAGAAAGTGTAGATTTTCAGGGTTCTTTTTGTTCTATTGTTGCTTTCCTTGGAATCAGCTTTCATTACGTTGTTACATAATTTAGCACTTGCTACGGTCAACAAAAATTTAGCACTTGTTGCTGAGCTCACATCGCATTCTTCCAGTGCCAGGTGTTAGCAAATACTTGAAGAGGCGTTTGCAAACTTCAACTATTTGTTAAACATTTCACATATGTATGTGTTGGAATACTCTATGTGAGTGATGTAAAGATTTAATCTTTTCCATCGTTTGTGTGTTTTCCTTACAAGAAAGAAATACTTTAGTTGTTCTGCTAGTTTGTTGTTAAAAAAAATACATTCATTTGTATTCTCCAcaaaaaggacaaggaatgaAGAACCTATATATTCCCTCCGTCTCATaagaagtactccctccgtcccataaaAGATGTATTGGATTTGctaaaatttaaatgtatctaatCGAGGGGAATATTATAACCAACATACTACTCTTACGTTGTAATAATATAAATGAACATATTCATTATGATGGTGGGAGTAGAAACTAATATACTCTTACATTGGTTTTTCAAGATGAAGTGTATGTTTAGAATATAAATGGACATATTTATTGAAAACCATGaagtgaaatatatatatatatattacacACACATGTGTTCTGTTTCAGAATTTGATTTTTTCAATTCGCTTGTAGGGGCGAGTGTACACGATGTTGAAGTACGCACTTTGCATCCGAAGAACATGTGCTGATGTTGAACACGATGTATCTGGCTTTGACTCCGATTACAAAATTGGGGATGAGAGCAGCGTGGGGATTCTTTATTGTTCTGCTTACCCGTCCGCatctacttccacatgatcatgatggatgatgcagAATGCAGAAGAAAAGTTAAAGAAATTCAGCGAGATCCTACTTGCCGTCCTACGAGAAATCGATCGAGTTACTTCAGTCATGTCCAGCACTACCCGTATCACGACGCTGGCTCTTCTGAAAGATCGCGGACATGAAAGGGATCGCCGATCGCGGTTGGTGAGTGCTAACAGTCAGCGATCACCTCCTTCCCTTCCGGCCCCGAGAATATATTTCCCCGTCTACCCCGAGCAGAGATCCACTGCAGAAAAAGAAGGCATGGCTTCCTCTACCTCCAtgttggtggtggcggtggctctACTGGTACTGGCGGCGGCACAGCCAGCGCGTGCCCATCCGCCGTGCTTCTCGCGGCTGTTCAACTTCGGGGACTCCCTGTCGGACACGGGCAACTACCGCTTCATCTTCCCGAACGACACCAACGAGCCCGTGCTCCCCTACGGCGAGACCTTCTTCAACCGCTCCACCGGCCGCTTCTCCAATGGCCGCCTCATCCTCGACTTCATCGGTACGCGACACAAACCACCCTCCCCTGGACAAATGAATTCACTAGCAATAGTAGTACTAATCTTGAAATCCGGCAGCGGAAGCACTGGAGCTGCCGTTCGTGCGGCCGTACTGGAGCGGGCAGAGCGCCAAGGACTTCGCGCGCGGCGCCAACTTCGCCGTTGGCGGCGCCACGGCGCTCAGCCCGGAATTCTTCGTGGAGAATGAGGCGCCCCTGCCTAATCCTAACACGGTGCACCTCGACGAGGAGATTGATTGGTTCCGCGACCTGCTCAAGTTGCTCTGCCCCCGCAGTCTAGCCGGTATCACTCCCTACTCCTTCTATCTTTTGACCTGCACACTTTTtttaataaaagaaaataaaaggctCCACGCCTGGCTTTATTAAATTTACtagcacaaaacccgtgcgttgctacggaaatTCTTCAATGATGCGGTCGATGGTAGTGTGTATACGGTGTTTGCCCTGGTTGTGAGAGAGAACTCGCTCTACAGGCGTGAGGTGGGACTATtttcaatagtaaataaaatcgaTGTGTTTCTGCAGTCGTGGGTTTAATTCCGGTTCCATTTATTCGTATGGTTTTGGTTAGTTTTATAGCCATGTTACTCGGCCCATAAGAAAAAGGGCATAGCCTCACGATTGAACGGACTGGAAATAACCCCGGTCGTGATACACAGCAACACACATAACCCGGTAGGGCTGGTATAGTGCGTTGTATATCAACCTCCAAAACTATTTTATTAATTTCTCTCAACTACAAAAAATCGGTAAGTCAATAAATGTCTAGAAGATAAAAAAAATCATTGATAATTCAATATTGTTGAATTTCTTCTTCTAGAGGTCGTAATCTTTAATATGTATGTTATTGTATTTCATATAATCAATTCTGATTTTGTTTTAATTAAATCTACTATTTTAGACTTGTTTGGAAAAAGTAAGGGCAACGCTAGCCCTCGGTCGCCCGATCTGGGGCAAGAAAATCGGTTGCTCTCCCCGCCATCGGATCGCGATCCGGCGTCCACAAACAGCCACGCCAATGTTTGCATTTACCCCCTCAAGTTTTCTGAAAATCAACCCACAGTCCAGGGCCAGTCCATttacaacaaaaaaaaacatgtgtTTGTAGCAATGCAAAAGTGGTTAACAACATTTTATTTATTACAGATTAGTTGACAACAAAAATCAAAAACTATATTTACAAAAATGACAAACGATTACAACAAAATAACCAATATGTTTACAGCAACAAACTAGGAGCAAAAAACAATTTTTTGGGGTGTTTACAAATAGTCAGTTTCCATGCCATAGATATCTTTACACCAAATTAGTAAcatatttacaacaataattaacaacaaaaaaCAACATTTTTTATATTTGGATGTTTACAATAATACTTAGCTTTCATACCAGGTCAGTAACATATTTACCACAAATAATTAGCAAAAAAACCACAAAATAATTTAGGTGTTTACAACAATAATCCACAACAAATTTACAACAAAAAAATTCCCATAGCATAAAATATATTTACAAGAAATCTCCAAAATATTAACAACAATAGTTAACAGTAAAACCAACAAAAAAATTATTGTCTGCTGCCCCCAAATCTACTTGCCCATCTCCcccaaaccccccccccccc
Coding sequences within it:
- the LOC127343137 gene encoding GDSL esterase/lipase At1g28600 isoform X2 → MASSASGRGGGFPSPAAVAALVVLAAAVVQARGSSAAAPCVPRVFSFGDSLADTGNFPFLYGNDSREPALRPPYGETFFRRATGRFSDGRLIVDFIADTMGLPFVRPYLSGRAAGDFASGANFAVGGAMALGPDFFRGRGVPMGDRMHLGIEMKWFRDLLDLLCPGNRTDCMGMINQSLFLVGEIGGNDYNIPLLSRVPFEKIRTFTPSVVNKISSTITELIGLGAKTLLVPGNLPIGCVPNYLMIFKSDKKEDYEPETGCLRWMNEFSEYHNRLLVDELEKLRKLHSGVSIIYADYYGAAMEVYHTPKQFGIEHPLEACCGGGGPYGVSMIARCGYGEYKVCDEPQKYGSWDGFHPSEAAYKGIAIGLLRGTYTQPSIATTISSCPQLIELGSSIEYKNCSTVLHMKIAAQVIGWLLFFLHSV
- the LOC127343137 gene encoding GDSL esterase/lipase At1g28600 isoform X1, which codes for MASSASGRGGGFPSPAAVAALVVLAAAVVQARGSSAAAPCVPRVFSFGDSLADTGNFPFLYGNDSREPALRPPYGETFFRRATGRFSDGRLIVDFIADTMGLPFVRPYLSGRAAGDFASGANFAVGGAMALGPDFFRGRGVPMGDRMHLGIEMKWFRDLLDLLCPGNRTDCMGMINQSLFLVGEIGGNDYNIPLLSRVPFEKIRTFTPSVVNKISSTITELIGLGAKTLLVPGNLPIGCVPNYLMIFKSDKKEDYEPETGCLRWMNEFSEYHNRLLVDELEKLRKLHSGVSIIYADYYGAAMEVYHTPKQFGIEHPLEACCGGGGPYGVSMIARCGYGEYKVCDEPQKYGSWDGFHPSEAAYKGIAIGLLRGTYTQPSIATTISSCPQLIELGSSIEYKNCSTVLHMKIAAQVIGWLNTLVVLLVCC
- the LOC127343139 gene encoding malate dehydrogenase 1, mitochondrial → MRPSAMRSAAQLLRRRSYSSASGQPERKVAILGAAGGIGQPLALLMKLNPLVSSLSLYDIAATPGVAADVSHINSPALVKGFMGDDQLAEALEGADLVIIPAGVPRKPGMTRDDLFNINAGIVKNLCTAIAKYCPNALINMISNPVNSTVPIAAEVFKKAGSYDEKKLFGVTTLDVVRARTFYAGKANVPVTGVNVPVVGGHAGITILPLFSQATPSTNALSSEDIKALTKRTQEGGTEVVEAKAGKGSATLSMAYAGAVFGDACLKGLNGVPDIVECSYVQSTITELPFFASKVRLGKNGVEEVLGLGELSAFEKEGLESLKGELKSSIDKGIAFANAS
- the LOC127343137 gene encoding GDSL esterase/lipase At1g28600 isoform X3 encodes the protein MASSASGRGGGFPSPAAVAALVVLAAAVVQARGSSAAAPCVPRVFSFGDSLADTGNFPFLYGNDSREPALRPPYGETFFRRATGRFSDGRLIVDFIADTMGLPFVRPYLSGRAAGDFASGANFAVGGAMALGPDFFRGRGVPMGDRMHLGIEMKWFRDLLDLLCPGNRTDCMGMINQSLFLVGEIGGNDYNIPLLSRVPFEKIRTFTPSVVNKISSTITELIGLGAKTLLVPGNLPIGCVPNYLMIFKSDKKEDYEPETGCLRWMNEFSEYHNRLLVDELEKLRKLHSGVSIIYADYYGAAMEVYHTPKQFGIEHPLEACCGGGGPYGVSMIARCGYGEYKVCDEPQKYGSWDGFHPSEAAYKGIAIGLLRGTYTQPSIATTISSCPQLIELGSSIEYKVLYDL